A part of Deltaproteobacteria bacterium genomic DNA contains:
- a CDS encoding transposase zinc-binding domain-containing protein: MRSAVACETAACNARRAPVASLGYTSRDAKGTVLHQVVRENLETFLTTTARADPAGLPAFLEQEFRGFLGCGVWSRGFARFQCQGCHAHTLVPFSCKARAVCPSCGGRRMAERAAHLVDRVLPAVPIRQWVP; encoded by the coding sequence ATGCGCTCGGCCGTGGCTTGCGAGACCGCCGCCTGCAACGCACGCCGCGCCCCCGTCGCGTCCCTCGGGTACACGTCCCGCGACGCGAAAGGCACCGTGCTCCATCAGGTGGTGCGCGAAAATCTGGAAACCTTCCTCACCACGACCGCCCGCGCCGATCCCGCCGGACTCCCCGCGTTCCTCGAGCAGGAGTTCCGCGGCTTCTTGGGCTGTGGCGTGTGGTCGCGAGGCTTCGCGAGGTTTCAGTGTCAGGGTTGTCACGCCCACACGCTCGTGCCGTTTTCGTGCAAGGCCCGCGCCGTCTGTCCCAGTTGCGGCGGCCGGCGGATGGCCGAGCGTGCGGCGCACCTCGTCGATCGCGTCCTTCCCGCCGTCCCGATCCGCCAGTGGGTGCCG